atggattcaaactgtatggaatatgagtttagtattctatgaccaggatccacttgcactattctaagaactctttgatgtaactaagcctaagtcatcaaaagacactaccacactttattaatctatggcatttgtatcttgttcatagtggttttgacaagatcaatctctgtaaagagttaatatgcctatatccactgaaagtagttcatctcattcgcagatggatgtacattcaggggtggatatgagtttttcgttgtattctttaaacgatcactctagattttaccttatgcaaaagaaatttgaaaggtttaaaaatttcattaatttctagcaatggttaaaacaattaaggtaagtggttaaagatcttgcgaactgataggggtggagaaatagttagtagatatgcagttcaaagatcattaaattgattttttaattatatccaaacttacgtccccagaaatttcgatttgcatattgatgattagttactagtcgttgcctaaatccttctatggtaatacaatttcagaatgatgtaatggtttggtacttaatgtaaatcattactagattcatggatgacctaatcaaaatcttaagaaaagttagaactgttaaccatttTTTGTTAgccattctaagtgattaggggtggaccatcccatagtcaatagataagaaagtgtttgttcaaacaaatactatttttctaagataatgactaagtctgaaaataaagtagcaaataaaggagatatttttcttgattccaaaagtgttctatcatcttatttcacatatgatgatcccactgcctctgttgtcttgtcacaaccgaagagatcaataccatttagttttcttagacataattcacggtaccttgttgtagtgggagagtttctaggaactcaccttcttatgacttgggagacactagtgattaaaatccattgtgagtttaaacaagtaatggattgtcaagataagaaactaagaagaaaagccaatagaactatggtataatctattcacatggagtaacctaaagttttctattccaaggacataaaaggaaatttttgtttatgtctattcaatggacttaacaaaacttcatgttcctagtattataggtttgagtttatctaaacctatggcttgtggtatacctggtaattacttactctaattcaagcaacttactttagtaagatgctgaagcattttctttctaatggcaatctatagaagcttcacaacttcttaggcatagattttatttatctaaggaaaagtctcaactattccagaaaagataaagtcatgaaagaatttcttaaatcaatagtgagaggtctcaggtaTGCTTTactatgccttagaccagacacctgctgttgagtgggagtaatgagtaggtatcagcttaatccaggagaagaacattggaagacaatcaagtaaatcttaagataaagaagaggaactatatgttagtctataagggtgtgtttaaaactcttagactacaccacatcagatttcgaaatttgcctttgtgctagaaaatctttctgataagatggtgattactctgggggtggaatagtgattttggagaagtgtaaaaacctatctgaagtctctaggtctaccagaaaggcactgaatgttaaagttacaggaaaggtacttattcagtctaagaaaagttcgatacatttttggcaccattccaaattgcctaaactactagtgttaatttcctgattaaccaagaagtagttgccaaagctatagaatccagtatcccaagagagtagacatatagagaggaatttcacattatcaatgattttgtggttaaggaagagtaatggtggagaaaaggttgtggttaattcaacctttcagatcctattacaaggagtttactactactacagttgatttgtatatcaaggtgttgagattatttgaaacgcactttttgttttatattagtgcaagtgggagtttgttgggttttatgccctaaataaaactcatttcaatataatcagatttacttattaatatagatcagaaataacatttaatgttgcatggttcacatgatttatctcatgattatatgtacataatgtatgaattcatctcaaacccttttcacatacctgatcctttttattgtgttgtcaacacattggaaagtaaacatgactatgtgaataaagtttcctagatttatcagacatagggttttactgatatgataatctacaatagagtttacttgcatttggagaaatgctatgttctttccagagcattggttaaagtaaagctcaggttggatgcatggagtatgcatcggaagggaccgatattgaactttgacttagatttattaaacataacgtaatatctattcaagtcaatatcgcctagttgatcctagatcaaatgatcttaatcctgttatgattaggctcgatcttgagaggctattcatgttctttgatttgttagtttagcctacttttgggtcagggtgatacgtacattttgggaacacggtagtgcaattgagtgggagcgctaacataaacatggaatctatagcttctatctggcgaatagtaagtaaaggatgatctccttcgagcttgaccaaacgaaaataaatggtggagatctcatttcacataagctgaaatatcatttatacggggttaagtgttttaaggattaaatacattgtagggtgtaacggtaatctaatcactttacagtgtagatcattcatatagaggatcattgatcaaattaggattataacaatggataactaatgatgtgtctatatgggggaacatatagagcattctatatactgagagtgcaattctaagttctatgcgtgggttcaacgaagaattaataagttagtgaattttagtgataaattcttgatctgcttattggaagctcggttatatagacccatggtccccgcactagttgagataatattgcttgtaagactcatataattggttttgattaatcaattataattctcaattagactatgtctatttgtgaatttttcactaagtaagggcgaaattgtaaagaaagagttttaggggcatatttgttaattatgatactttgtatggttcaattaataaatatgataaatgacaatattatttaataattatttatatttattaaatagttagaattggcatttaagtggttgaattagaaaattggcgtttttgagaaaatcagatgaagaaaatataaaactgcaaaattgcaaaaaagtgaggcccaaatccactttgtatggccggccacttttgtaaggAATTTAAACTGGTATTTTAAATtgcctaaccctagtggaatgctataaatagatagtgaaggcttcaggaaatttacacaaaatttctacacacttttcttcagacttttcattcaaaaaaaactaagcttctctctctctctatctttggccgaccactccttctctttcttcttacttaaatttcgaaattcttagtgttagagtagtgcccacacacagcaagtgatacctcaatcatagtgaggaagatcgtgaagaaagacttacaacaataaggagtttcagcactaaagaatcaaagaaagagatccaggttcagatattgacaatgctctgctacagaaaggaatcaagggctagatatctgaacggaaggagtcattatattccgctgcacccaatgtaaggtttactaaactttatatgtgtttatttcatcgttttagaaagttcatattaagggtgttaatcaacatacttgtgagtagatctaagatcctggtaaaataatttccaacacaatgTTCACTCTTCCCCTTCTTCTACCTGTCTTAGATACCTTTTCTGTGAGTTTTGAGTGCTACCAACAAGAtggtgttggatatattttaccaggatctagatttactgccatgtatgtttcatttacatcctaatatgaattctaaaacaatgaaataaacacatataaagttcagtaaactttacattgggtgcagcggaatataatgactccttccgtttagatctctagcccttgattcctttctgtagcaaagcataatcaagatctgaacctggatctctttctctccttctttgatgttgattatccttcttgttgattggattctacacaatcttccacactatgattgagatatcacttgatgtgtgtgggaactactctatcactacggtatttcgaaattaaagagaagaaaagagaagatgaGTGGCGGCttagaggctcaggtttttctctaaaaaagaataagatgcattgcattgtttcctgaagccatcactttctatttatagaaagccatctaggtttaggttagaattatatggcattaaaataatgaaaatataaatggtaaaccctGTACAAAGTGGCCGTCCATATTAGtggttaatgggcctcacttttcaattttgtcattttgtcatttctcaatctcattttctcaaaaatgccaattttccaattcaaccattcaaatgccaattctaattatttaataactaaaaattaattattaaataatattctcatttaatatatttattaattagacatataaagtctcttaattaacaaataaaacctagaatctcttttctttacaatttcgcccttgcttagtgaaaattcataaactagacatagcctaactttagaattataattgattaattaaaatcaattaactgagtcttacaagcagtattgtctcaactagtatggggaccatgggcctatataaccgagcttccaataagtcgaaccgaatttaccaagtaaattccctaacttattattaattccttattgaatccacacttagaacttggaattgcactcttagtcatatagaacgctctatatgttccacgatatagatacgctattaattatccattgttacaatcctaatttgatcaatgaccctctaatagatgatctacattgaataggccctaaattaccattacaccttcaatgtattttatccttaaaacacttagctctgtataaatgatatttcagtaaagtgaaatgagatctcaaccatttatctctgtttagccaagctcgaagaatatcatcgtttcacttctaaattcctatagaagttatagactccatatttatgttagcgctcccactcaattatactatcatgttcccaaaatgtacgtatcaccctgacccaaaagtaggcttaactaacaaatcaaagaacatgtataatactcttgagatcgaacctaaccatatcaggattaagattattttatctaggatcaaaggtgatattgaattaaatagatattatggtaaattttaacaaatctaatcaaagttcaatatcggtcccttccgatgtatactccatacatccgatattggtaaactttgccaatgccctggaaaggacataacacttatccaaggtgtaagaatacctatcgctgattatcatgccagtctaaatccagtgaactgacaaatcaggggataaactttcgaacatataatcaagattatatttcactgtgttgacaacactataatcattaacaaattcatatgttctggtcttaaatagaatttatacattatatatataatcatgaaataaatcatgtgagccatgcaacataaaatgttatttttgatctttattaataactaagtctgattatattgaaataggttttatttagggcacaaaacccaacagatgggATCCACCTGAGATTGTGGCCACATGCCCGTCTACTAGAGGTGGAGCGAGTTTGGGAGGATATGTGGTTCCAGGTTTTAGTGGAAGCAATGCTACCCTTGTTGGTGCTGGCGGAGCAAGGAGTGCAGGTAATGATGTTCTGGGGGCATGATAATGCCCTACACCCTGTAACACTTttacaacattttgttgttcaAGAGTGACCATGTGTCCGTGAACGACTCCCTATCTGGGATAAATGATCAGAAATCAAACTCACTATCCCAGATGTCTCACTCGAACTAATGTTTCAATCTCATCTTTCTAATAATAACACTCATTAGTGGTGTGACCCTTCCCCCATGATACTCGCATTCTTTATTTTGATAACATCTATTCCTCCCTCTGTGTGACATCCGTGGATGTTTTCTATAATGGACCATATTCCAGGTTGCTTTGTAGACATTTTCTTGAGTATCTTTTAGACTAGTATACTTAGTGTACTTTAGATCATACTCCTtccttgtattctttgaggattCGTTGCGATTGTGGCTTTTGCCCCCTCTTTTGTTCTTGAAATGGCTCATAGTGGGTTCTAGAACCTCAGTTTTTGCCTGTTTGGGAGCTACACTTCACCCAAGATGTGCCACCCTATACCCAAAAAAATTGGTTTGTGTAGAGGCGAGACTAGAGGTAGTGGTTCCATAAACAATTGTGGAAAATTGAGTTTTGGGAAGAGTTAAGGCCGAAGCTAGAACTTGGGGTCTGAAGTAGGGAGTAGCCGTGGAAGgagttagagctagaggaattGTAAAAGCTTGTATGTAGGCATCTTCAAGGTTGATGATATCTTGAGCCTTTCCATAAACTCACTTAAAGTTTTGCCTCTCTTTCTCTGCATCTCTGCCCACACCAAAGAGCCAACAACCAATCCAAATTTGAGGGTCGTCGATTTCATGTCATCGCTGACCTTAGTCTTGGTATCACACTCCATCATCCTTTGAATAAAAGCTTTCAAGCTTTCATTGTGTTATTTTTTGACTTAGTAAAAGAGTCTACTTCCATGTCCTTATCACATCCAGCAATAAAATGTTTGCAAAAGGCCGACTGTAAGTCCTTCTAGCTATGAATTGATCCTAGAGCTAGTTGCTTCGACCTGTCTTCAGTAGACTTGCATAATGTTGTTGTATTTTGCTAGGTGCGCTCGCGGATCGATCCTTCCTTCATACAACTCGATGTGGGCATTTCAAAGTTTTTAAGATGTGGGGTCACCGCAATCCTCCTTATACATGGTTTTGATTCCTCATCTTCAAAATCCGAGAGGGCtctgctcttttttttttagacaAGCTTTGTTAGAGTAGCTATTTGCTCCTCCAACCTCATTGTGTCACTTCCGAAAAGATCACGTCCCCTCATTTTATCGCTTAGATGCTTCCTAATATTTAGGCCACCCTTACGTGACCTCGCCTTTTTACTTTTGTACTTCACGTCCCCTCATTTTATCGCTTAGATGGTTCctaattcaatatttattttttatattgtacagtgatgaatatatattatagtaagtaaactagttttttttaaaaaaataatgatatcataatttataattttttgagtgtaaaaatttttaaataaaaaaatataatttcaaatttcaaatagcaaaaaaatagctagatatttatttaatattgtaagaaaaatatatgttacatttttcttaaaaaaattaattgggcaAGACCTAGTTCTTTATTCGCAGCAAAAAAATAATGCAATACTAATTTTGAGACAAAATAAAGAggaaaaaattaataatcatCCATATATAGCCTATGATACAACACTCATAATGATTTTTAAAccaggtgagatttttttttaagaactcactaataagaaaaataaccaaaattttagaaaacaaataaaaaatataaaaaaataagaaaaaaaaaataatatgtagtaaaactttcctaagataCCACCTCACTCttgtttgtattttcttttatattgataattatatatataattgtatatatttattgtagaaatactattgtaatttatttaattaatctcttattttattcttcgtcttatgttatattataaattatgatttttttcaaagaaatgcAAAATTCATTTAGAAGAAATTGTTGTTacaaaagaatttaaaaattgagaaGAAGCATCTGTCCAAACTTAATCTATTAAACTAATAACAAAATTGCCAATGTAAATTATAATAATCTTTAGATTGTAATAAAATTTCTAACATATATTAATCTATTCGCACCATTCCTTTTCATCATCATTTACTTTTTTAAAGTCGTGATGATACAACATTACAACCAAAAGAAGAGAAGAAACAACCATGGGAATTGGGCCGAAAAACCACAACAACAAACTGAGAGCAACATACAAAGCCCTAAGACCGATTGACCAGAACTCGCCGCCTCTAGTGACCGCGGCTCCCACCTTATTCCTCAAGTGCATGCCCTGTCCGGGCGTGCTGATTAGGTAGTTGGCATGAACGAAGTGTCTAGCTGATTGAACAAAGAAGGAAAATGCCAAAAGAAAACATGTCACGAGACATATATACTTTATGGAAAGTATTGTTGATTTTGTGTTGCCGTAGATGATTTCGTTGGGGATGAGTTTGTTCGAAGAAGAGTTCACCACCCATGTTCCAATCAATGAGCATAGTGCCAAAGAAAGTGTAGACATGTACGTGGCTGCAGTTATGTTCGATGCCACTACGGCTATAGCGGATTGTACTTCGGTTTTATTTTCAGCCTAGGATAAGAAAAAATTTGGTAATTAAGGAAAATTAagcatatatattaataaagaaCATTCTATGAGTTAATTTGTACTTACCTGCATGACTTTGTCGGCCCAAATTCTCTTGTCTCGATTCTCATAGCCCAAGACTGTGGCGAGAGGTTGATTAATGTATCTGTATAGAAGAAAGAGATGGTACACGAACATTATAAGGAGCCCAATTGGTACCAACACCACATCCAGGTATGCCTTTTCGATAGGTACTTTAACCATAACTGTTAATTGTGTTTGAAAAAGTGTGAGGACAGAGAGGGAGAAAGGATTCTTAGATGATCAACAAATTAAATCCCAGTTTAATTAAACGATTCACTTATGTATATATGAATCCATGTTGGGAAGTATTTTATGTCTAGTGCGCGGAAGCTAGCCCCTTTGACTTTCTAATGGGTTGTAATGACAGCGTGTACGTATGTCTATATATAAATACGCATATAAAAATCGATAGTGCTTAATTAGGTCTCATGTGCGTTCCTTTAGCCAGCTTCCATCGCTGGCGGGGTCCCTCACTGTTAAGGCTCAACTACTACGTACgtataatataattaagtttTGGCATATGTAGAGTTACgaataagtttaattaattagcttattttgaaagtttatttagtgatatttgtaattttctttACTTTCTACTTAAGCATTTTAACAACACTCAGCTAGAAGCCTAATAATGGTCTAAGTAAACGAGAACAAATATATGATGACAAAAGAATATTCTCAAAAGCTTCCAATTAAGCTTTTAAATGGAAAATTTGGTTCATTGACTTTATTAAATGATTTTCTATGTGGCAATGTCTGAGGATATTCAGTAGGTGTTGATATATTTGTAGGATTAATTTACTCTATTTTCCCTACACAAGCACTGCGAAAAAATTAAGACTATTGGAGAGAATGAATACTTTGATGGGCGCTATATTATTTGTAACTCGTGTAATTTTTGGTTTGGGCCAAGATGTAAAATGGTCATAAAtttaacaattaagttaataaatgtccttttttataaaatattaacaaaATGTCTCTTCTGTTAAAAGTTTGATGatgaaattacaattataacctaaccttgaataattaagtgtttggtatagttattttgcacaataatatatcatttttatgtgcaatattatattaaaaaaaatgaaaggtagtatattagtttaagattgtggtatattattttaatgtgctatggtatataatgaacgaaaCACGGAAATTAAAGAATGtggaatattaatttaagtttgaggtatagttatgtttcactaggaaatattgtttttatgttcattagtatatcatgaaggaaataaaaagaaaaaaaacatgtttaatattaaattaagttttttgtatgtatatattttttccactataagtatattaatttttcactatagtatttatacttataattaagcagaatatagtttttatatgctattgtatatcgtaggaaaaaaaaatcatttaatagtatattcgtttaagtttatggtatattcatattggtctaaggtatatcatttgtatgtgatatggtatatcgtgaaggatagaaagaaaaaaaaaaa
This region of Cannabis sativa cultivar Pink pepper isolate KNU-18-1 chromosome 7, ASM2916894v1, whole genome shotgun sequence genomic DNA includes:
- the LOC115697987 gene encoding uncharacterized protein LOC115697987 yields the protein MVKVPIEKAYLDVVLVPIGLLIMFVYHLFLLYRYINQPLATVLGYENRDKRIWADKVMQAENKTEVQSAIAVVASNITAATYMSTLSLALCSLIGTWVVNSSSNKLIPNEIIYGNTKSTILSIKYICLVTCFLLAFSFFVQSARHFVHANYLISTPGQGMHLRNKVGAAVTRGGEFWSIGLRALYVALSLLLWFFGPIPMVVSSLLLVVMLYHHDFKKVNDDEKEWCE